From one Triticum urartu cultivar G1812 chromosome 3, Tu2.1, whole genome shotgun sequence genomic stretch:
- the LOC125547974 gene encoding putative transcription factor bHLH107, with product MRMYVGRSSHLSQTTLLIICLQPSIQYPSYNIYDENEVTRRRRTNYLSKSWMAAPGQSPHDACDHTVSRGPALLPRQASSAPPAGPPELSTTSSSTTGSGRTAPEARALKVHSEAERRRRVRINAHLTALRRMIPDTKQMDKAALLARVVDQVRQLKRRASEAAQQTPAVPPETDEVSVEFCCTGDTDDDDSRLYIKASVSCDDRPDLVAGFIQALHGLRLRTLRAEVSSLGGRVQHVFTLCKEEEGSAGCAGLNSLKEAVRFALAKVASSELVCGGSPFQFQSKRQRILESHYSIMSI from the exons ATGCGTATGTATGTAGGGCGGTCAAGTCATCTCTCACAGACAACGCTCCTCATCATCTGCCTCCAACCTAGTATCCAGTATCCATCCTACAATATATATGACGAGAATGAGGTGACAAGACGCCGCCGCACTAATTATT TGTCCAAGAGCTGGATGGCAGCTCCAGGCCAATCTCCGCACGATGCATGTGATCATACGGTGAGCAGAGGCCCGGCTCTGCTGCCCCGGCAGGCCAGCTCGGCGCCACCGGCTGGGCCGCCGGAGCTGTCGACGACATCGTCGTCGACGACGGGGTCGGGGAGGACCGCGCCGGAGGCAAGGGCCCTGAAGGTCCACAGCGAGGCCGAGCGCCGGCGTCGGGTGAGGATCAACGCTCATCTCACGGCGCTCAGGAGGATGATCCCTGATACCAAGCAG ATGGACAAGGCCGCCTTGCTGGCCAGGGTGGTGGACCAAGTGAGGCAGCTGAAGAGGAGAGCCAGCGAGGCCGCACAGCAGACGCCGGCCGTCCCGCCGGAGACCGACGAGGTCTCCGTCGAATTCTGCTGCACAGGGGACACCGACGACGACGACAGCCGCCTGTACATTAAGGCGTCTGTCAGCTGCGATGACCGCCCGGACCTCGTCGCCGGTTTCATCCAGGCGCTCCATGGCCTGAGACTTAGGACACTAAGAGCGGAGGTGTCCTCCCTGGGAGGAAGGGTGCAGCACGTCTTCACACTCTGCAAGGAGGAGGAAGGCAGTGCAGGGTGTGCTGGACTGAATTCCCTGAAGGAGGCTGTGAGGTTTGCTCTGGCCAAGGTTGCTTCATCAGAGCTGGTGTGTGGCGGCAGTCCGTTCCAGTTCCAGAGCAAGAGGCAGAGGATTCTTGAGTCGCATTACTCAATCATGTCCATATAG
- the LOC125547973 gene encoding hexose carrier protein HEX6-like: MAVGFAGGGEDQRQYGGRVTAFAALSCITAAMGGAIFGYDIGTAGGVSSMEPFLRDFFPDVHRRMQAGAGVGNYCKFDSQLLTLFTSSLYVSGLLTAVLVASWFTERHGRRPSMILGGVAYLGGAAVSGGAVNVYMAILGRALLGVGLGFANQAVPLYLSEMAPARYRGAFSNGFQFSLCLGALAATVVNYGAEKIKAGWGWRLSLGLAGVPAVLLIVGASFLPETPNSLVQQGKGRGEVKALLQKIRGIDAVDEELDDIVAANAMGQAGDNGLRLILSQRRYRPQLAMAVLIPSFTQLTGINAIGFYAPVLLRTIGMSESAALLSTIVMVIVSSASTFASMLLVDRFGRRTLLVLGGVQMFLSEVLIGAIMAAKLRDEGQVSRTYAVVLIFLIGVYSTGFGWSWGPLSWLIPSEIFPLEVRSAGQSITVASGFVFTILVAQYFLAMLCRLKAWLFFFFAGWILVMTAFAHLFLPETKGMPIEQIGNLWGKHWYWKRVVGVDQVHDGQKL; encoded by the exons ATGGCCGTGGGTTTCGCTGGCGGCGGCGAGGACCAGAGGCAGTACGGCGGGAGGGTCACCGCGTTCGCGGCGCTCTCATGCATCACGGCGGCCATGGGCGGCGCCATCTTCGGCTACGACATCGGCACCGCGGGCGGGGTGTCGTCCATGGAACCGTTCCTGAGGGACTTCTTCCCGGACGTGCACCGGCGGATGCAGGCCGGCGCCGGCGTCGGCAACTACTGCAAGTTCGACAGCCAGCTCCTCACGCTCTTCACCTCCTCGCTCTACGTCTCGGGGCTCCTCACGGCCGTGCTCGTCGCGTCGTGGTTCACGGAGAGGCACGGGCGCCGGCCGTCCATGATCCTCGGCGGCGTCGCGTACCTAGGCGGCGCGGCGGTCAGCGGGGGCGCCGTCAACGTCTACATGGCCATCCTCGGCAGGGCGCTGCTCGGCGTCGGCCTCGGGTTCGCCAATCAG GCAGTGCCACTGTACCTGTCGGAGATGGCGCCGGCGCGATACAGGGGAGCCTTCAGCAACGGCTTCCAGTTCAGCCTCTGTCTCGGGGCTCTCGCCGCCACCGTCGTCAACTATGGCGCCGAGAAGATCAAGGCTGGCTGGGGCTGGAGGCTCTCGCTGGGCCTAGCCGGCGTCCCCGCCGTGCTGCTCATCGTCGGCGCGAGCTTCCTGCCGGAGACGCCCAACAGCCTCGTCCAGCAAGGCAAAGGCCGTGGCGAGGTGAAGGCGCTGCTCCAGAAGATCAGAGGCATAGACGCCGTCGACGAAGAGCTGGACGACATCGTCGCCGCCAACGCAATGGGACAGGCCGGCGACAACGGCCTGCGCCTCATCCTGTCGCAGCGACGGTACCGCCCGCAGCTTGCCATGGCCGTCCTCATACCGTCCTTCACGCAGCTCACCGGGATCAACGCCATCGGCTTCTACGCGCCGGTGCTGCTGCGCACCATCGGCATGAGCGAGAGCGCGGCGCTGCTCTCCACCATCGTCATGGTCATCGTCTCCTCCGCGTCTACCTTCGCGTCCATGCTCCTCGTCGACCGCTTCGGGAGACGCACGCTCCTCGTCCTCGGCGGCGTCCAGATGTTCCTCTCCGAGGTGCTCATCGGCGCCATCATGGCCGCGAAGCTCCGCGACGAGGGCCAGGTCAGCAGGACCTACGCCGTCGTCCTCATCTTCCTCATCGGCGTCTACTCCACCGGCTTCGGCTGGTCCTGGGGCCCGCTCAGCTGGCTGATACCGAGCGAGATCTTCCCGCTGGAGGTCCGGTCCGCCGGGCAGAGCATCACCGTGGCGTCGGGCTTCGTGTTCACCATCCTCGTCGCGCAGTACTTCCTGGCCATGCTGTGCCGCTTGAAGGCGTGGCTGTTCTTCTTCTTCGCCGGGTGGATTCTGGTCATGACGGCGTTCGCGCACCTCTTCTTGCCGGAGACCAAGGGGATGCCCATTGAGCAGATCGGGAACCTGTGGGGGAAGCACTGGTACTGGAAGAGAGTTGTGGGGGTTGACCAAGTACACGACGGTCAGAAGCTCTGA